The Synergistaceae bacterium DZ-S4 genome segment ATATGTCGCATAAGCCGCGGCTGCCGCTAGTCCCATTGCATTATGCTGTTTTTTGTGTTTGAGTATATCTCCTTCAGAAGAGCACATAAGTTCCGCATATTTTATGTGAGGTCCAATACCCTCATTTAATGATGCTGTAACGATAATATGTCCTCCGGGGGCGACAATATTTTCTGCTGCATATAGGGCTTTTCCCGCTTGCCAGAGATCTGCATCCTCCGGCCATGCTTGGGCAATTACAACATCTGCAACCGGCACTTTAACAGACATAATTGATTTTGCTTTAATAATTGCAGTTTTATGAGTTTCCAGAGGTTCTCCTAGAATAATATCACTTAATTTGCCGTTTCCGTCACAGACGCACTGTATGAGAAAAGAGAGCCCTGCCTTTTTTGCCGCTGACATTATCTCTTCCAGTGCAAGATTGTTCTCATTTCCGAGGCATATCGAATTGTCATAATAAGGCATCCAGTGTGTCTGCGAAACAGATTCAGGTCCGCTGACACCAGGAAGTATTATTTTCCCGCCGCCTGACCAGCCGCAGAAACGGTGAGGAAATACGCTGCCAATACCGATGATAATTTGATAGCCAGACAAAATAGGGTTTACCTCTATTGGGATTCCAGAAGCGGTGCAGCCAATTTTTGTAAGATCAATATTCCAATCATGACTGATCCATTTCACCTTACCCCAGAGCGTATTTCCTATTTTTTTAAAAGCTTCATTTTCTGATACTATTCTGTGAGTTCCAGTCGCAAATAATATCATTTGGTTTTCTTGCTTTACTCCTGCTGAGACAAGAAATTCAGATAGAATGGGCAATATTCGTGATGTTGGTGTCGGTCTGGTTGCATCATCGCAGATTATTAAAACTTTACCTGATTGGCCGGCAAGCTTTTTCATCTTTTGAGCATGAGAAGAACTTGCCAGCTTTTCTGTAATGTATTCTTCAATATTTTGAAGTTTATTGAATTGAGGTTTCTCTGCGATCTTTAGTAATTGCCCTGGAGGTATATGAGCATGCCACTCTTCTGTGCTGCTTGTTAAACAGAAGGATGAGGACACTCTCATTTTATATTACCTCAGCATCCATACCAGAGACATGCTTATTGATGGAATATATGTAAATAAAAGGAGACATGATATCATTACCAATATAAATGGTCCTACTGCTTTTGAGAGTCTAACCATATTTACTCCTGAGACAGCGGATGCAACAAAAAGATTTGCTCCGTAGGGAGGTGTTACAAAACCTGTCGCAAGAGCAACTGTCATAACAAGTCCAAAGTGTACGGGATCAATTCCTATCTTTGTAACTATTGGAAGAAGTATAGGAGTAAGAATTATCATAGAAGAAATATTGTCCACAAAACATCCTACTGTTAATAGCAGGATATTTATAATTAACAATATCATTGCCGGACTTGAAGAAAGA includes the following:
- the larA gene encoding nickel-dependent lactate racemase, which encodes MRVSSSFCLTSSTEEWHAHIPPGQLLKIAEKPQFNKLQNIEEYITEKLASSSHAQKMKKLAGQSGKVLIICDDATRPTPTSRILPILSEFLVSAGVKQENQMILFATGTHRIVSENEAFKKIGNTLWGKVKWISHDWNIDLTKIGCTASGIPIEVNPILSGYQIIIGIGSVFPHRFCGWSGGGKIILPGVSGPESVSQTHWMPYYDNSICLGNENNLALEEIMSAAKKAGLSFLIQCVCDGNGKLSDIILGEPLETHKTAIIKAKSIMSVKVPVADVVIAQAWPEDADLWQAGKALYAAENIVAPGGHIIVTASLNEGIGPHIKYAELMCSSEGDILKHKKQHNAMGLAAAAAYATYCVRRKASLSFVSRSRFSSDITNLSGLNFYNNLDDAVSSLLIKNSKMTFSVILEAPLTLPIADGGDKQ